A portion of the Chroicocephalus ridibundus unplaced genomic scaffold, bChrRid1.1 SCAFFOLD_37, whole genome shotgun sequence genome contains these proteins:
- the PARP11 gene encoding protein mono-ADP-ribosyltransferase PARP11 isoform X2, translating into MLQRPSEDFFPKMESSVEDMDTSDTQWGWFYLAECGKWHMFQTDSNSHCSVSSEDIERSFRTNPHGSVSFTTAKFNYKLDFSVMKQTNLTTLKQRPIKRAPFSISAFSFICENEAIPMPSHWENVNTEEPYQLITLQKKTNEYNEVSSLFGKTMDSHRIKRIKRIQNLDLWEFFCRKKAQLKKKRGVPTINEQMLFHGTSNEFVEAICIHNFDWRINGMHAAVYGKGTYFARDASYSSRFCKEDMKHGDTFQIHGVNLQPHLHRPDKVMFLARVLTGDYINGDSKYMRPPSKDGSFVNLYDSCVDNTWNPKIFVIFDANQIYPEYLIEFC; encoded by the exons ATGCTTCAAAGACcatcagaagatttttttccaaagatggaAAGTTCAGTTGAAGATATGGATACTTCTGATACCCAGTGGGGCTGGTTTTATTTGGCTGAGTGTGGTAAATGGCATATGTTTCAG aCTGATTCAAATAGCCATTGCTCTGTCAGCAGTGAAGATATCGAAAGGAGCTTCCGAACAAACCCACATGGTTCTGTTTCTTTTACTACTGCAAAATTTAACTACAAGCTAGACTTTTCAG TGATGAAACAAACCAACCTAACTACCCTTAAGCAACGTCCAATAAAGCGAGCTCCCTTTTCTATCAGTGCTTTCAg tttcATCTGTGAAAATGAGGCTATCCCTATGCCTTCACACTGGGAGAATGTAAATACTGAGGAGCCATACCAG CTTATTacattgcaaaagaaaacaaatgaatataATGAAGTTTCTAGTCTCTTTGGAAAAACAATGGATAGCCACCGAATTAAAAGAATTAAGAGAATACAAAATCTAGACTTGTGGGAGTTTTTTTGCAG GAAAAAAGCTCAACTAAAGAAGAAGAGAGGTGTCCCAACTATTAATGAACAGATGTTATTTCATGGTACCAGTAATGAATTTGTAGAAGCAATATGTATTCATAACTTTGACTGGAGAATAAATGGCATGCATGCTGCTGTATATGGAAAAG ggaCCTATTTTGCAAGAGATGCATCATATTCCAGTCGTTTCTGCAAAGAGGACATGAAGCATGGAGATACTTTTCAAATTCATGGTGTGAATCTGCAGCCTCATCTGCATAGACCAGATAAAGTCATGTTTCTTGCTCGTGTATTAACTGGTGACTATATCAACGGTGACTCAAAGTATATGAGGCCTCCTTCGAAAGATGGAAGTTTTGTGAACTTGTATGACAGCTGTGTGGATAATACCTGGAACCCAAAGATCTTTGTTATCTTTGATGCTAACCAAATCTACCCTGAGTACTTAATAGAATTTTGTTAA
- the PARP11 gene encoding protein mono-ADP-ribosyltransferase PARP11 isoform X1 produces MWGASPGGAAAAADAEMLQRPSEDFFPKMESSVEDMDTSDTQWGWFYLAECGKWHMFQTDSNSHCSVSSEDIERSFRTNPHGSVSFTTAKFNYKLDFSVMKQTNLTTLKQRPIKRAPFSISAFSFICENEAIPMPSHWENVNTEEPYQLITLQKKTNEYNEVSSLFGKTMDSHRIKRIKRIQNLDLWEFFCRKKAQLKKKRGVPTINEQMLFHGTSNEFVEAICIHNFDWRINGMHAAVYGKGTYFARDASYSSRFCKEDMKHGDTFQIHGVNLQPHLHRPDKVMFLARVLTGDYINGDSKYMRPPSKDGSFVNLYDSCVDNTWNPKIFVIFDANQIYPEYLIEFC; encoded by the exons ATGTGGGGAGCGagcccggggggggcggcggcggccgccgatGCG GAAATGCTTCAAAGACcatcagaagatttttttccaaagatggaAAGTTCAGTTGAAGATATGGATACTTCTGATACCCAGTGGGGCTGGTTTTATTTGGCTGAGTGTGGTAAATGGCATATGTTTCAG aCTGATTCAAATAGCCATTGCTCTGTCAGCAGTGAAGATATCGAAAGGAGCTTCCGAACAAACCCACATGGTTCTGTTTCTTTTACTACTGCAAAATTTAACTACAAGCTAGACTTTTCAG TGATGAAACAAACCAACCTAACTACCCTTAAGCAACGTCCAATAAAGCGAGCTCCCTTTTCTATCAGTGCTTTCAg tttcATCTGTGAAAATGAGGCTATCCCTATGCCTTCACACTGGGAGAATGTAAATACTGAGGAGCCATACCAG CTTATTacattgcaaaagaaaacaaatgaatataATGAAGTTTCTAGTCTCTTTGGAAAAACAATGGATAGCCACCGAATTAAAAGAATTAAGAGAATACAAAATCTAGACTTGTGGGAGTTTTTTTGCAG GAAAAAAGCTCAACTAAAGAAGAAGAGAGGTGTCCCAACTATTAATGAACAGATGTTATTTCATGGTACCAGTAATGAATTTGTAGAAGCAATATGTATTCATAACTTTGACTGGAGAATAAATGGCATGCATGCTGCTGTATATGGAAAAG ggaCCTATTTTGCAAGAGATGCATCATATTCCAGTCGTTTCTGCAAAGAGGACATGAAGCATGGAGATACTTTTCAAATTCATGGTGTGAATCTGCAGCCTCATCTGCATAGACCAGATAAAGTCATGTTTCTTGCTCGTGTATTAACTGGTGACTATATCAACGGTGACTCAAAGTATATGAGGCCTCCTTCGAAAGATGGAAGTTTTGTGAACTTGTATGACAGCTGTGTGGATAATACCTGGAACCCAAAGATCTTTGTTATCTTTGATGCTAACCAAATCTACCCTGAGTACTTAATAGAATTTTGTTAA